A single window of Mycosarcoma maydis chromosome 1, whole genome shotgun sequence DNA harbors:
- a CDS encoding uncharacterized protein (related to bacterial leucyl aminopeptidase precursor) — protein MKLTIPIAAVAVALTSVSALPVETNGGVQDVISTGGFAGSLFGGFASSLRDMFAARLVQTSATEEPYWTTELGKQLLWYRGIHFMDLTDTPELGQLNAARLQAEGAPLSFTQASKFPSKLAHKSQLKAVFSHISQEGPRKHLEKFTSFHTRYYKSETGRQSQAWLFKTVSDLVKDHSSFIKVQEFPHPWGQNSILLKVKGTNSTLTASKGVTILGAHQDSTNLFPFFAAPGADDDGSGTVTIIEALRVLLEEKWRPETDVEFHWYSAEEGGLLGSQAVAQSYERANTKVHAMLQQDMTAFVKQGTQETVGLVADFVSTPLTQFIAQLVDEYLHIGYTHTKLGYAGSDHASWTKIGADSAFAIEATFENSNLKRIHTTSDTFDYPEFSFDHLMQFVRLSASFVVELAGWSDKA, from the coding sequence ATGAAGCTCACTATTCCCATCGCAGCGGTAGCAGTTGCACTCACCTCGGTGTCTGCTCTGCCTGTTGAAACCAACGGCGGTGTTCAAGATGTCATCTCGACAGGTGGATTCGCTGGATCGCTCTTTGGTGGCTTCGCTTCTTCCTTACGCGACATgtttgcagctcgtctcgtgCAGACCTCTGCCACCGAGGAACCGTACTGGACAACCGAACTGGGTAAGCAGCTGCTCTGGTATCGAGGCATCCACTTTATGGACCTGACCGACACACCTGAACTCGGACAACTCAATGCCGCTCGTCTGCAAGCCGAGGGAGCCCCGCTCTCGTTCACACAAGCCTCCAAGTTCCCATCGAAGCTCGCACACAAGTCTCAACTCAAAGCCGTCTTTTCGCACATCTCGCAGGAGGGACCTCGCAAGCACTTGGAAAAGTTCACATCGTTCCACACACGCTACTACAAATCCGAAACGGGACGTCAATCGCAAGCATGGCTCTTCAAGACAGTCTCTGACCTGGTCAAAGACCACTCTTCTTTCATCAAGGTGCAGGAATTCCCGCATCCCTGGGGTCAGAACTCGATCCTGCTCAAGGTCAAGGGAACCAACTCGACGCTGACCGCTTCCAAAGGAGTGACGATTTTGGGAGCTCACCAAGACTCCACCAACTTGTTCCCCTTCTTTGCTGCTCCGGgcgccgacgatgatggtTCGGGAACCGTGACGATCATTGAAGCGCTGAGGGTGCTGTTGGAGGAGAAATGGCGGCCGGAGACCGACGTTGAATTCCACTGGTACTCTGCCGAAGAAGGAGGCCTACTAGGCTCCCAGGCTGTTGCGCAGTCGTACGAACGTGCCAATACCAAAGTACATGCCATGCTCCAACAAGACATGACCGCATTCGTTAAACAAGGCACGCAGGAAACCGTCGGGCTCGTCGCCGACTTTGTCAGCACTCCTCTCACCCAATTCATCGCCCAACTTGTGGATGAATATCTGCACATCGGATACACCCacaccaagctcggctATGCTGGCTCAGATCACGCCAGTTGGACCAAGATCGGCGCCGACAGCGCGTTTGCTATCGAAGCTACGTTTGAAAATAGCAACTTGAAGAGGATCCATACCACGAGCGATACGTTCGACTACCCCGAGTTCAGCTTCGATCATCTCATGCAGTTCGTTAGACTCAGCGCTAGTTTTGTCGTCGAACTGGCCGGCTGGAGTGACAAAGCTTGA